One Drosophila willistoni isolate 14030-0811.24 chromosome XL unlocalized genomic scaffold, UCI_dwil_1.1 Seg142, whole genome shotgun sequence genomic window, TTCATTTTCCCTATTGTTCCCTGTAAACGCTTCTCTAATTCTCAAGTTGGCAAATGTTTTCAGCCATATCACCCGACATAAACTGCTTAGAATGTTTAATGTTCCATTTGATTGATTGTCGCAGTTAGCCCTTAACCATTCGGCTACTGGAGTTTCCAAGTCTTGTTGTATATCGACGCTGATTTGGGCCCGCTTCTTCAATTTGTTATATGCATAATAGCCTGAGCTGGCAAATGTCAGTGATAGGGCACTTGCCATTAGATAGGGAATAATCGAAAATGGTTTACTCGGCGTCTCGGGTGGTTTTGTATCCCAATACAATCCACCACTTTTTGCTGGATTTTCGAAATTTGCCAAAACGCCGACAGTGATTCCGCGCGGACCCTCCGATGGCCAAAAGTTATAACTATATTCCGTGCGACCAACCTCAATAGACTCAATACGTTTGGTTGCCTCGCATCTGGCATTGTCAATACCCAGATGACACCATAAAATGGTGAAGCCTTTCAAATCCGTTGAGTTCAGCCGTTGATCATTGAATGTCCACGTTGCTATATGAGATGACTTATTATATACGACTTTAAGTTGTCCCCTCATAGATTCATCCGATAGCTTGGGCACTGACACCATGCTCCCATTCACCGAGAGtcccataatatttttactcCTGACTTTGATGTTGTGACTCCGATTCTCTTGCCAATCCATTATATAGGCCGAATGTTGATCAATATAATCTGCTTTAATGCtgcaaataaatattaaaaaaaaaaaacgaaaacatttTTAGCAATGTTCTTGAAAGATATgaaattattatcaaaaatccgcattaaattattcatttcaaaacaaagaatttctgactttttggtttggttttctattttttaagtGGCTATGAGGTCAGCaactcatgctgatcaagaatgtatctatatatatgtatctatgttaTACAACATATGTACAAAAGCATAAAGGCATACTAAAATacattttagttttagttgtAGTTCTATTCTATTGAAAGATAAACATCACACCGTCTTATATATACTCTACAGCAGGTAAGCGAGAGATATTCCTTATTCAATGTCATTTCACTCATATGAACGGTAAGGAATCACATATTTGTTAGCCCTATAAACAGAAAACTTAAGTAGGCTATACAAAATCGTACAAATTTaacccctaaagtatgcaatagacaTTTCATAAAGaactttttgaaatgttaTGTAAGCACTTGTCAAATTGTTTAACCCTCTAATGCTCGTGAGTTTTTAATCCATTGTCATaaaatgtaacaaacaatgaaaactaattatgtaaatttattttagttgggaataaacaaatgaaacttcttaacaaaaaataatttcctAAATGATTTAAGAAAGGGTCAGTATAAAGTATTGATATGTGCCTTGAGGCACTCTTAGGCATAAGAGAACGAGAACCATTCTTTGACTTTCTATATCATACTTTAAGGGGGTATATCTGCTTTTACACATTTAAAGCTTTAACCTTTCATCCCCAACCCCAATTGTCTCTTTTCTCATAGTAGTCGAATCACAAGaagagtatacaaacttcACCATAAACGCAATCAGCTTGGGTCTCTggatattctttttttttttataagatTGCATAGAattgaatttatatacttttctTACTGTGGGagcaattcatttatttattaaatttattataaataaacacTTTAGTTCCGAACAAATtgcatgtatatatacatacatatatcaattctacaaatacaaacacaatATTTCATTGAAGATAAAAGACAAATTGTTATGGATTGCAAGTGAAACTGATAACTGGAATAACCTGTGAATATAtgattttttgtaattttttatgaattttaagATCAATAATAACATACAGTAGCTATGAATATATGAATACAAAAATGGTTTAAAGACCACTgaaacgaacaaaaagctATAGAAAGAAAGCTTACTTTAATCATAACGAATTTCAAATGGTCTTGTTACTTTTACTACTTTTGTTACTTTTAATACTTTTGTTAGCCCTTTCTTTTCCAAATCCAATTTATAATCTCACAAAAGGAGATTGTTAATTCATATATGCTGTTTATGTGCTCGTAGAGgcataaacaacaaaaaatttttggcACTTCCTAGAATTCAATCATTTTTAGGCGGACGTCCAAACAAGCgataagaaatatatatggGCACATATGTGACTATGTTGTAGGGtattaaaaatcaaatgaatCAAAGTAAGTTAGACCTACCCCtcatgaatttgaatttttgagaCCAAATGGATATATAAGTCAACGGCCAACTTGGTTTGAAacttaaaataaacttaatcaTCCTGTCTACTACACAAGGCTACTTAGTAAAATTAATaactctagctcttatagtcttcAAGATGTAGGTGTTTATACGGACGGACAAGCCTAGATTAAGCTATTGATTTTggcgaaaattgaaaaaaaaaatatatatatagatagatatcaATAATAGGCACCTTTTATCATCCACTGTGATTTCGTATGTTACATTGTTACAATTTTGTTGATCTTCGTGCAGATGGACCCAATAGAGCCTCAATGTATTGCCATCATATTCAAACCAATTGCCCTTCATATCTGGCGGTTTGGAAGGTATATCGCATGTGGTTTGATTGGAGATAGTTGTATTAGCCCAATGGCTAAACGAAGAGTCTTTAAATTTTCgactaaaattaattttatattttcgaTATCCTTGAAGTTGGCCCAGACAACACTTGAAAGTATTGATCCTCGGATACAAAATCCCGAGAGGATTACAATTCTTTTCTATGAAATTGACAGTTTCACACGATTCACTTTTTACATTAAAATGCCATACGACAGGCCAATCCCAGTAGATATCATTGAAATAATCGCCTTGAACATCGAAACAAATCTCATTTGGACCCGGTGTAACTGATTCTACTTGGGCCGCCGGAAGAATCACCATTGCCTCTTTGGAAATGTTAAAGCTCATTTGCGTTGTGCTCAGTGGGTCCTTCATGTATAATGTGAATCTATAGTCAAATTCGATGTTTAAATTATGACCTGCTTGTTTTACAGGTCCAAAGTGGCATGATATTGTTGTGTTTCCATATACACAATCCATAGGAAATTCATCCGGAAACGGTTCATCCCGTTGCagtctatatgtatatgtttctcGGTTTAAAGTGTAAGGCAGGGTTATTTCACATTTGATTGGAGACTCATAAGCAGTCGTAATGAAACAGTCAAAGTTGCTTACTTTCAATTTACGATAAACAGTTATGATTTGATGTACTTGAGACACTTTACGAAATAGACAGTCATATATGTACTGTCCATTTAAAGTATTTGTATCGATATTTTTCGCTATTATAGACGAAGAATTGTGCTTTTCGATGACTTCTATTCTtccatttctatttctttccGCTCTCAATCCGATTTCCAAGAACTCGACATCCTTCTCTTCTTGATCAGTgcaaattaaagttaaattcGAACCTTGTCGTATTTTGTTTGCATTCGgtgtaaagtaaattttagcATCAGTTGAATTAATACAATTGATTAGAATATATAGTATAAATGTCAGAATCAATATCAAATGTTGtctaataaatttataaaatgcCATTGCCGTTTTATagttttcaaacaaaaaaaaaaaaatccaattttttttgttttttgtttcttttatcGCGCCcgaattatatgtatatgtatgtgtatatacatatatatttatgtatttgtcGTCTTATAAACGAGCAGAGCAGAACTtgataataacaataacaaaaaaaaatttaaataatatatgcTCTCTGAGCTTTTGTTGCGCGTTTCCGAACTGTCGTATTCAAACGCGCATTCAACTTTGAGTTCAGTTCTTGAAAGTGAAAAGCCCTCACCCACATGGCGTCTAGAAGTGAtgagcaaaaaaacaaaaaaggctaAATCAAACCAAAGAGtaaatacaaaactaaattatgaatgaaaaatggaatggaatggaattaAAATTAGAAATTGGAAAACTATTTAAGAGCACTTATCGTATGCGTGATGCAAATAACGTATACGACAAGTGATCCAATTAGAGAAACAATTTTCCCAACTGTCGTCTTCTTTCATTGTCTCTCAGAGAATGAAAGTGAGAGTCAGTGCCGGATTGAGCGAGTGGAGGgttgaataggaaaaaaattcGCTGTTATTTTGTCAGActttctttttaataaaatcTAAACGAATTCATAAAGTTATAACTCACTTAAATTGCATATTTAGCATATTTTATAATGATTTAGAGTCgatttttgaacaaattgaagaaattc contains:
- the LOC111518885 gene encoding uncharacterized protein LOC111518885 isoform X1 — encoded protein: MDCVYGNTTISCHFGPVKQAGHNLNIEFDYRFTLYMKDPLSTTQMSFNISKEAMVILPAAQVESVTPGPNEICFDVQGDYFNDIYWDWPVVWHFNVKSESCETVNFIEKNCNPLGILYPRINTFKCCLGQLQGYRKYKINFSRKFKDSSFSHWANTTISNQTTCDIPSKPPDMKGNWFEYDGNTLRLYWVHLHEDQQNCNNVTYEITVDDKSIKADYIDQHSAYIMDWQENRSHNIKVRSKNIMGLSVNGSMVSVPKLSDESMRGQLKVVYNKSSHIATWTFNDQRLNSTDLKGFTILWCHLGIDNARCEATKRIESIEVGRTEYSYNFWPSEGPRGITVGVLANFENPAKSGGLYWDTKPPETPSKPFSIIPYLMASALSLTFASSGYYAYNKLKKRAQISVDIQQDLETPVAEWLRANCDNQSNGTLNILSSLCRVIWLKTFANLRIREAFTGNNRENEELIASVKPIAVVKNETTDALEMKANPVSDPNNQSETTPDSNSFHDHDDPPNNSSPLPVPCMLVDSNNYVDNRSGMQGLGAYHQSGLPVQHANNSSGVIVCEMNPDSNNSGDPSNNPSPAPVPGIMVTSNNYVDNRSGMLDPSANNRNGVPVRNVYPPNNQNGVPVRNVNPPNSQSGVPVRNVNPPNSQSGLVAGFSGYVDPSTLSTGRS